A single window of Nicotiana sylvestris chromosome 3, ASM39365v2, whole genome shotgun sequence DNA harbors:
- the LOC104231297 gene encoding ABC transporter G family member 23 yields the protein MASPCTTYQPSPGSPEDDSMVLFSTSTSCSPAKQSTRTHSNSSSFHSSSPPPPPPQSSSNNKTYELRVRNLSYTISPNSSLFSSLIKKSTKPKISILKSVSFVAGCSEILAIVGPSGTGKSTLLRVISGRVRNKDFDTKSIYLNDHAITSPVQLRNICGYVAQEDNLLPLLTVNETLMFSAKFRLRGMSSKEREERVENLMQELGLDHVADNFVGDEENRGISGGERKRVSIGVDMIHDPNILLLDEPTSGLDSSSALQVIELLSSMAKTKHRTIILSIHQPSYRILQYISNLLILNHGSVVHYGSLESLEENISRLGYEIPVQLNPLEFAMEIISVLENQDLHSKYQSCSYLRWEEAIIQDGANKEVIDQAKTSAVSNSGCSSLFEIAVLCSRFWKIIYRTKQLFLARTMQALVGGFGLGSVYIKMRNDEGGVTERLGLFAFSLSFLLSSTVEALPIYLQERRVIMKEASRGAYKISSYMIANTIIFLPFLFAVAILFAVPVYWIVGLNPSITAFVFFTFVVWVIVLMASSLVLFLSAVSPDFISGNSLICTVLGAFFLFSGYFIPKECIPKYWLFMYYVSLYRYPLDALLTNEYWSLRSKCFSWNDENHSECLLTGYDVLKNRGLDKDTRWMNVGIMFAFFVFYRVICWIILARKVSKTTI from the coding sequence ATGGCTTCCCCATGTACTACATATCAACCAAGTCCTGGTAGTCCTGAAGATGACTCTATGGTACTTTTCTCAACTTCAACTTCATGTTCACCAGCCAAACAATCCACTCGAACTCATTCTAATTCTTCTTCATTTCACTCGTCATCAcctccaccaccaccaccacaatCGTCATCAAATAACAAAACTTACGAACTAAGAGTTCGTAACCTCTCGTATACTATTTCTCCGAATTCATCGCTCTTTTCTTCCTTAATCAAGAAAAGTACTAAGCCAAAAATCAGCATACTCAAATCAGTCTCTTTTGTAGCTGGATGTTCTGAGATTTTAGCGATCGTTGGACCAAGTGGTACGGGCAAGTCAACTTTGTTACGTGTGATATCAGGTAGGGTAAGGAACAAAGATTTTGATACAAAAAGTATTTATCTCAATGACCATGCAATTACTAGTCCTGTTCAATTAAGAAACATATGTGGTTATGTGGCTCAAGAGGACAATTTACTTCCTCTCTTAACTGTAAACGAAACTTTAATGTTTAGTGCAAAATTTCGGTTAAGAGGAATGAGTTCAAAGGAGAGAGAAGAAAGAGTTGAAAACTTAATGCAAGAACTTGGACTTGACCATGTAGCTGATAACTTTGTTGGAGATGAAGAGAATAGAGGAATTTCAGGTGGTGAAAGAAAAAGAGTGTCAATTGGTGTTGACATGATTCATGATCCTAATATATTACTCTTAGATGAGCCAACTTCAGGATTAGATAGCAGTTCAGCACTTCAAGTAATTGAATTGCTCTCATCTATGGCAAAAACAAAACATAGAACCATAATTTTATCTATACATCAGCCTAGTTACAGAATTCTTCAATATATTTCCAATCTCTTGATCCTTAATCATGGATCTGTTGTTCATTATGGCTCTCTTGAATCGCTCGAGGAAAATATAAGTAGGCTGGGCTACGAAATTCCTGTTCAGCTTAACCCTCTTGAATTTGCTATGGAAATTATATCTGTGTTGGAAAACCAGGACTTGCATTCCAAATATCAGTCATGTTCTTATTTGAGATGGGAAGAGGCTATAATTCAAGATGGCGCGAATAAAGAAGTAATCGATCAGGCAAAAACTAGTGCTGTTTCGAATTCAGGTTGCTCGAGTTTATTTGAAATAGCAGTGTTATGTTCAAGATTCTGGAAAATTATTTACAGGACAAAGCAACTTTTCTTGGCGCGAACGATGCAAGCACTCGTGGGAGGATTTGGACTTGGAAGTGTGTATATTAAAATGAGGAATGATGAAGGTGGAGTTACAGAAAGATTAGGCCTTTTTGCATTTAGCCTAAGTTTTTTGCTATCTTCAACAGTTGAAGCTCTTCCAATTTATCTTCAAGAAAGGCGCGTTATAATGAAGGAAGCGTCAAGAGGAGCATATAAAATCTCTTCTTACATGATCGCGAACACGATAATCTTCCTTCCATTTCTCTTTGCAGTAGCCATTCTTTTTGCTGTCCCAGTTTATTGGATCGTAGGGCTGAATCCTTCGATAACAGCTTTCGTGTTCTTCACGTTTGTGGTTTGGGTGATAGTTTTGATGGCAAGTTCTTTGGTTCTGTTTCTGAGTGCAGTTTCTCCTGATTTTATATCAGGGAATTCTCTGATTTGCACTGTACTTGGggctttctttcttttctctggCTATTTTATACCAAAGGAATGCATACCTAAATATTGGCTGTTTATGTACTATGTTTCTTTATATAGGTATCCTTTGGATGCACTGCTGACAAATGAATATTGGAGTTTGAGAAGCAAATGTTTTTCTTGGAATGATGAAAATCATTCAGAATGTTTGCTAACAGGATATGATGTATTGAAGAATCGGGGACTTGACAAGGATACTAGGTGGATGAATGTTGGAATTATGTTTGCTTTCTTTGTGTTTTATAGGGTTATTTGTTGGATTATTCTTGCAAGAAAAGTGTCAAAAACAACAATTTGA